From Brachyspira hampsonii:
TCTGATGCCACCATTAAAGGTGTGCTTCCATTAATATCTTTTACATTAATCTCAGCCCTTGCATTGACAAGCATTTTAAGAACAGATAAATTACCATTAACACAAGCCCACATTACAGCAGTCCATCCATCTTTATTTTTAATATTTAAATCAGCACCTTTTGATATTAAAGTTCTTATAGTCCCATTATTTCCCTCCAATACAGCAGCCATTATAGGAGTATTTCCAAAACTATTACCCATATTAATATCAGCACCGCTTGATAATAATTCTTCCACTATCTTATCCAATCCGAGAATAGAAGCCCATATAAGCGGAGTATTCCCTTCTGCATCTTTAACATTCACATCCGCACCATCTTCTATCAATTTCTGTAAAGTCTTAATATCATTATTGGCTATAGCCTTTATTATTGGTATATTTACAGGAGGCTCCTGAGACTCCTGAGAATATAAAATACCTGTAACCAAAAGAAAAATTATAATTAATGATTTTCTTAACATAATACTTTCCAAAGCATAAGATTTAATTATTATACCACATATAAAATATTATTATAATCATAAATATGATAATTTTTTATTTTTTTAATAAAAAAAGAATTATTCATATTGACAATAATATGTATACATACTATTATTTACAAATAAATTACATAAGGAGGCAAAAATTGATGTCATTTTGGAAAAAACCTTTTTCATTTATTTAATATTAATTTTTTCAGTCTTTGCTGCTGAAAAAACTCCAATGGATTACCTAAACGACAACACTCCATTAAAACCTACAAAAGTATTTGATAATGTATACTGTATAGGTTCTGTGAGTGTTTTCGCTTGGGTAATAAGTACATCAGAAGGCTTAATATTAATAGATTCTATGTGGGACAACAGAGATGCAAAACTCATAGAAGACGGCATTAAAGGTTTCGGATTAGATCCAAAAGATTTAAAATATATTATATTAAGTCATGGACATGGAGATCATTACGGCGGAGCTAATTATTTGAGAGAAAAATACAGTGCTAAAGTTGTACTTACAAAAACAGATACAGACTTAATGAACAATTTAAATACAGGTGCAAACTCACCTCGTTCTCCAAAAACAAAAGTTGACATATATTCAAAAGATAAAGATATAATAAAGCTTGGAGATACAAGCATCACTATATTAGAAACTCCAGGACATACACCGGGATGCACTTCTTTTATATTTCCTGTAAAATTCAGAGGAAAAGAATACACTGCCATACTTTGGGGCGGAACAGGGCTTCCAAAAGATAGAGATTCTATATTAAAATATAAAACTTCAGCAGAATATTTTAAAAAAGAAGCTATTTCAAAAAATGCATTAGTATCATTAACAGCACATCTATTTGCAGATAATGGATACGCTAACTTAGAAAAAGCAGGCAGTCTAAAAGCAACAGAAAAAAATCCATTTATTATGTCAAAAGATAATATGGAAAAATATTTAAACTCTTTAATAGAAAGAGCTGAAAAAGAATTAAATAAATAAAAAAATAAAAATAATTATTAACAAAAAATTAAATATATGCTATCATAAAAATAGTTTATGATAGCATATTTTATAAGGAGTATAATATTAAAAATATAGGATATGATATTTGTTATACTGCAAGAAAAATATATCAGTATATAGGCAAACAAATAAATGGATTTGATATTACACCCGAACAGTTAATAGTATTAAAGGAGCTTGCTAAAGAGGAAGGAATATCACAAAAAGAATTATCATTAAGACTTGATAAAGATCAGAATACTGTTAAAGCGATGATAGACAAATTGGAAATAAAATATTTCATAATAAGAAAAGAAAAGAAGCTAGATAAAAGAGCTTTTTCATTATTCCTTACAGATAAAGCTAAAAAAGATCTTCCTATTATAGAAAATTATGAAAATCAAGTTTTAGGAAATATAGTAAAAGAATTGAATCATGAAGATAAAGATAAATTTATATCCATATTGGCAAAAATCAGGAAAAATATATCAAATGTATAAAGGTAAAGGAATAAAATAATTATGAAATTATCCCTTACCTTGAAATACATTTATTGCTGAAATAATACAGCCTTGAAATTTCTTGCTATATTACAAGCAATTTCATAGAAATGTTCAGCAGCATCTTCTTCAAATACTTGATTCAAACATTCTTTAAACAAATCAAGCCAAACATCAAAAAGTTTAATGTCAAAAGGAAGTAAGTTAATATGAGGCTGTACAGGATTTCCCATATATAGCCTTTCATTCAAAAGCATAGTTTTCCAAAATTTTGCTATTTTTTCTTTATGTCTTTCCCAAGAAGCATCATCAATACCAACTGCCCCATTAAATATAGGACCTAATTGCTCATTTGTTCTAATTCTGGCATAGAATATATCCATTAATTTTTCTATACCCTCATTGTTTATTTCATTGTATTTCATACTTTATCCCCATTTTTATTATTCAATATACTTTTATTATATATAATATAATAAAAAATTTAAATATTATTAAATAATATAATTCTTATAATAATTTTTTCTTATTTTACTTATTTTTCTTATAAATTACAAGTATATTTTTAAATAATTAATATTGTTATCAACCATAATATTTTTTTCATTATCAAATTTAATTTTAGCATTTATTAGGATATAATAGTAGTTACTGAAGCTTTTTTAATTATTCAGATTTTTAATATTTTAATTTCAAATAAAAAAATACGGGAAGATAATTAATATATCTTACCCGCATCTTGATATAAACTAATAAAAATAATATTATTTTTTAGTATAATCGTAGAAACCTTTTCCTGTTTTTTGTCCTAACAATCCGCCTCTAACCATTTTTCTAAGTAAAGCACTAGGTCTGTATTTAGGATCACCTGTTTCTCTTTGTAGAACTTCCATAATAGCAAGAACTATATCAAGTCCTATTAAATCTCCTAAAGCAAGAGGACCCATTGGGTGATTAGCACCTAATTTCATAGCATTATCAATACCTTCAGCAGAAGCAATACCCATAGAATATAATTCAATACCTTCATTAATCATAGGAACAAGTATACGGTTAACAACAAAACCAGCTGTTTCATTAACTTCTACTGGAGTTTTTCCTATTTCCTGAGATATTTTAATGATTTTTTCAACTACATCTCTAGGAGTATTAAGTCCTGAAATAACTTCAACTAATTTCATAACAGGAGCAGGATTAAAGAAGTGCATACCTACAACAGGTCTTCCTATTCCTGAACTTATTTCTGTAATAGAAAGAGAAGAAGTATTAGAAGCGAATATACAATCAGATTTACAAATTTTATGTAATTCAGAGAATGTTGTTTTTTTAACTTCTAAATTTTCAAAAGCAGCTTCAATAATTAAATCGGCATCTTTACAAATCTCTTTTAAACCAGTAGTAATTTTAGATAAAATTTTATCAGCATCAGCTTGCTGCATTTTACCTTTAGCTACTCTTCCAGCAAAACTTTTAGCAATTTTTTCTTTACCGCCAGCAGCAAATTCTTCTTTTATATCGCACAAATAAACTTCATAACCTTCTGTTTGAGCAAAAGCTTGTGCTATACCAGAACCCATAGCACCAGCACCAATTACACCTACTTTCATTTTATAACTCCTTAATTTTTATTATTACAGCTATAACTAATTTATAAAATTTATTTTTTATTATCATTAGATTTATAGCTTTAAATATTTTATTATTTATTAACAAATTTTTCAACTTTTCTTTTTTCTAAGAAAGCTTTCATACCCTCTTTTTGGTCCTCAGTTTCAAAACAATCGCCAAATAATTTTTCTTCTATAACGATAGCTTTGTCCATATCAACTTGTAAGCCTTCATTAATAGCTTTTTTACAATTTCTTACAGCTATAGGAGCAGCAGCAGCTATAGTATTAGCCAATTTTTCAGCAGCAGCCATAAGTTCTGCCTGAGGATAAACAGCATTAACAAGTCCTATTCTTAATGCTTCATCAGCTTTAATATTTTTAGCACTATAAATTATCTGTTTAGCCATACCTACTCCAACTATTCTAGGAAGTCTTTGAGTACCTCCGAAACCAGGAGTAATTCCTAAACCTACTTCAGGCTGACCAAATATAGCATTATCAGAACAAATACGAATATCGCAGCTCATAGCTATTTCACATCCTCCGCCCAAAGCGAATCCATTAATAGCAGCTATTACAGGAATAGGAAAAGTTTCTATTTTTCTAAATACATCATTTCCTTTTTTACCAAAAGCTTCACCTTCTGCTTTACTAGATGTACTCATTTGAGATATATCAGCACCAGCAACAAAAGATTTTTCGCCGGCACCTGTTAATATTAAACATCTTATATTATTAATATTTACAGAATCAAAAGTTTTTTCGATTTCATCTAAAACCTGAGAATTAAGAGCATTAAGAGCTTTTTCTCTGCTTATGGTTATAATACCAATCATACCTTTTTCTTCATATTTAATGAATTCCATTTTTTCTCCTTATCACTAAAATATTATCATAACCCATAATTTTTATATTATATACTAGCCTTTGTATTGAAGAAATAATACAAAGGCTAATAAATTAATAACCTTAATTATTTAAAAGTTATTTTCATTAATAAATCAGACTAAACACTATCTATATTTAATAAACAAAAAAATACTACTCTCTTTCTACTATAGTAGCACAGCCCATACCGCCGCCGATACAAAGAGTAGCAAGACCTCTTTTAGCATTTTTAGCTTCCATTTCATGAAGTAATGTAACTAAAATTCTGCAGCCTGAAGCACCTACTGGGTGTCCTAAAGCTATAGCTCCGCCATTAGGGTTAAGCTGTTTTTCTACATCAATACCTAATTCTTTACCAACTGCAACTGACTGAGCAGCGAAAGCTTCGTTAGATTCAATGATATCGAAATCTTTAATAGTTAATCCTGTTTTAGCTAATAATTTTTTAGTAGCAGCAACAGGTCCAATACCCATAATTCTAGGTTCAACACCGCCTAAACCGCCTGCAATCCAAGTAGCCATAGGTTTAATACCTAATTCTTTAGCTTTTTCTTCGCTCATTACTACTACTGCAGCAGCTCCGTCATTGATACTAGAAGCATTACCAGCTGTAACTTTTCCGCCGTCTGGTTTGAATGCAGGTTTTAATTTAGCTAAACTTTCTACTGTAGTTCCAGGTCTTGGACCTTCATCTTTATCAAATACTATCTCGCCTTTTTTAGTTTTAATAGTTACAGGTACTATTTCTTTTTTGAAAGCACCAGCTTCCTGAGCTTTAACGGCTTTTTGCTGAGAATTAGCAGCAAATGCATCTAATTCTTCTCTAGTAAGTTTCCAATCATCACAAACATTTTCTGCTGTTATACCCATGTGATAGTTATTGAATGCATCCCAAAGAGCATCATTAACCATAGTATCTATTATTGTATCATTACCCATTCTGTAACCATAACGAGCTTTTTTAAGTGCATAAGGTGCTAATGACATATTTTCAGTACCGCCTGCAACTACTATATCAGCATTTCCAGCAGCGATCATATTAGCAGCAATATTTACAGCATCAAGTCCTGAACCGCAAACAACATTTATTGTCATAGCAGGTACTTCTACAGGTAAGCCTGCTTTTATAGAACTTTGACGAGCAACATTCTGACCTTGTGATGCTTGTATAACACAACCCATATATACCATATCAACTTGATTAGGAGCAACTTTAGCTCTATTTAAAGCTTCTTTTATAACTATTGCACCAAGTTCAGCAGCTGGAACTGTACTTAAAGATCCGCCCATACTTCCTATTGCTGTACGGCAGGCACTTGCTATTACTATTTTTCTAGACATTTTTAATCTCCAAAGAATTATTAGTTTTCACATTCATATTTAAACGTAAAATATTAATGTGTTGCTTTTATTATAGTACATTTTTTTATTAAATTCAATTAAATATTAATTTTTTTTATTATAAATAGTAATAGTATATTATTTTAGTAATTATAAATAATAAATGAACTAAATAGATACTTTACTATTATATGGTTACAAAAAAAATCATATTTCTATATATTAACATATCATACATCTATATTATGTATATATAATTTTTTATATCTTTTTATTAGTTTTTATGATAGAATATCAATATTATGATTAAAAATATTATAAAATTACCGCAATCTGTAGCTAATCGTATAGCTGCCGGAGAAGTTATAGAAAGACCTGCATCTATGCTTAAAGAATTATTAGAAAATGCAATAGATTCAGGAGCTTCAAATATAGAAGTCTCAGTAGAAGAAGCCGGTATTAGATCTATGATAGTAGAAGATGATGGAAGCGGAATAAGATTCAATGAACTTCCTCTAGCTATAACTCATCATGCTACAAGTAAAATACATTCTATAGAAGATTTGGATTCAATATATACATTAGGCTTTAGAGGAGAGGCTTTAGCATCTATATCCGATGTTACAAATTTAGAAATTGTTTCAAAAAGTGTAGAAGAAAGCAATGGAGGAAAAATACTAGTAGAAGGAGGTAAGATAATAGAACATAAACCTGCTGCTGCTTCACAGGGTACGAAAATTATAGCCAAAAATCTATTCTTTAATATACCTGCAAGATACAAATTTCTTAAACATATTTCAAGAGAATTTTTCCTAGTTAAAGAAGTTTTTGATATGGAAGCATTAGTACAGCCTAATATTTCTATGAAACTTAAAAATAATGGTAAAGTTGTAAGTTCATATATAAAAGCAGATACTCTAAAAGAAAGAATAGAAAATTACTTATCTGACAGCAATATATTTAGAAATTTAATAGAAATTGAAATAGAAAAAGATGATGTATCAATATACGGTTTATTTTCAAATTCTAAAATAAGCCAATCTATAAGAAAGAATAATTTTATATTTCTAAATAACAGACCTATAGAAAATAGAGTTCTTGCTTATGCTATTAAAAATGCATACTCTAATGCCATACCTAAAGAGAGATATCCATTCTTTTTCCTATACATTAATATTGACAGCAGCAAAATAGATGTGAATGTTCACCCAAGCAAAAAAGAAGTGAGAATAAAAAATGAAAGAGAAATATCAGGTATACTGTATAATACTATAGTAAATAATATAAACTCAGGAAACAATTTAGATTCTGTTAATATAGAAATAGATATTGATAAAGATATAACCCCTACTTTTCCAATACAGAATAATAATTACAATACATATAATACTTCAAATTATAATACTGAATCATCAAATAAAAAAAAATATGATAATATAAACTATTCAAATAGCAGCTATAGAGAATATGATTTAAATAATAACGGCAATATAACAAATATAATAGAAGAAAATAATATTAATAAAGAAATAAATTTAAATAATAATAATTTTAATACTAATAATATGGAATTTGGAGAGTACACAAGAGCCATAGGACAGGTATTTTCTTCATACATAGTAGCTGAAAGAGGCGGAGAAATGTATATAATAGATCAGCATGCCGCTTATGAAAGGCTTAATTATGAGAGAATATACAAAACTCTTATGTCAAAAAAAATAGAGTATGAAAAACTTCTTATACCATGCGAAATTGAGTATAGAGATTATGAAATAGATATTTTAAATGCCTCAAAAGAATCAATAGAATCAATAGGTATAAAATTTGAAACTAATTCAAAACATAGCATTATAATAGAAGATATACCAATATATATTCCTAGAAACCAAAAAATAGAAAAAATAATAAAAGACATTTTGGATATATATATTTCAAAAGGAGATAATAACAATTTAGAAAAAGTAATAAAGCATACTTGTTCTACTATATCATGCAAATATTCTCCTAAGGCTGGAGATAAACTTTCAAACAGTGATATGCAGACATTGCTTGATTTACTCGAAGAAGAAAATATACTTACAAATTGTCCTCATGGAAGACCTTTTGTATTAAGACTTTCAAAAGAATATTTAGATAAAAAATTCTTTAGATGATATATTTTTTTATTAATATAGTTGTTTCTAAACTAATTTTGTTTATTAATTATTGGGACTATCCTTTATTTAAATATTATTATCTTATTTAAAACTAAAACAATATATAAAAAATTACTATAAATAAAAACCATAGAATGTGTTTTTAATACTAACTATGTAAATTCACAAAATTGCAGCATCTCTACTCTATTCATATAAGTTAAATTTATTTGTCATAATATCCGATTTTAAAATGTAAAAATAACTTGAAAATCTTTAAATAATAATGTTAAATATATTAATAATTTTAAGGCAGGTTTATTATTAGAAACATAAAAAAGAATATAATAATTATTTTACTCATAATAATAATGTTATTTGCAAACTCTTGCGACACTTTTGATATGTATATAAGAAAAGCATTAGACGGTGTAAATTTATACGAACTTAGTATTTTTGGGGAATCACTTGGACGCGATATAAAAGTTGTAGAGCTTAGAGGTTTTGATGTAAATAATTTTAGAAGCGATAGAGTTTCATACTATATAAATAGATATCAAGGAAGCTGGAAAAACTATATGCAAAAAATTATAGACAGATCCCAAATATATCTTCCTTATATAAAAGAAGTATTTAAAGAAAAAGGAGTACCTGAAGATTTAGTTTACTTGCCTATAATAGAAAGCGATTTCAATCCTCAGGCAGTTTCTCATGCAGGTGCTGCCGGACTTTGGCAGTTCATGCCTATGACAGGTGCTATATATAATCTTAAAGTTAATTATTGGTCTGATGATAGATTTGACCCGGAACGCTCTACAAAAGCAGCTGCAGATCATTTAGTAAGACTCGATAAAAACTTTAAATCTTGGGTGATAGCTTTAATTGCATACAATGCAGGAGGAGGAAGAATATCAAAAGCCATAAGAGAAGTAAAAAGCAATGATTTTGAGGATTTACTAGCAGCAGACGTACTTCCTAAAGAAACTGAGGAATATATACCTAAATATGTTGCTGCTGTTATAATAGCTAAAAATCCTGAAAAATTTGGTTTTAAAGTAAATAAGCCTAAAGTAGTATTCCCTCAAGGTGATTTAGTTTATGTTGATGATGCTGCTGATTTATCCGTTATAGCCAAGATGATAGATGTTGATACTGAAGATTTAAAAGCTTTAAATCCTCATTTAGCAAGAGGAGTAACGCCTCCAGGTATGGTTAGATATCCTTTAAGAGTTCCGGAAGGATTGGGAAATAAATTTAATGAAACTTTTGCTAAAATACCTGCTTCAGAAAGAGTTACTTTTAGAAGACATGAAGTAAAAATGAATGAAACTCTTTCTCATCTTTCTAAATTTTATGGTGTGCCTATAAATGCCATAGTAGAAATAAATAAATTAAAATCAAGAAGTCTCAATATAGGTCAGCAAGTAATGATTCCTATTCAAGGTCTTGATAATGCTAAACAGGTGGATTTGGCACAATATGAAGAAGAACAGCAAAGAATAAGAGAAGGTAAATTCGTTTATTTTGAATCTTTGCCGCCGCCTGATTATGAATATAAAGATATAATGTATCATGTCAGATCTGGGGATACTCTTTGGATTATAGCAAGAAGATTCCATATTGATATAGCAGAAATAAAAGCTTGGAATAAATTAAACAGCAATGTTCTTTCTATAGGAACAGAAATATTTTTAAGAATTCCTGTAAATAAATAATATTTATTTAAGTTTTTCATTTATGAGAGTTTCTAATCTATTCAGTATTTTAGTTCTTCTTTCCCAAAGATAATCAACCATAGAATCATATATTTTTATCTGTTTCTGAAAAGAATAAATAGTTTGTCATCTCTATGTAATCTTTCTACTTCACCGAATAGGCACCTACTCGGTGGTGACCCATACGAAGTACGCCTGCGGCGAGAAGCAAAAGGACTGCATACTTATATACTGAAATGATGGTTTATGTAACATATAAAACATTATTTTTATAATTGATAAATTATAAAAATTTAATATACAATCTTGTCAAGTAGTTTTGAAACAAGTCTAATGGGACAAACAAATGAATATAATAAAATTAGCTTTTGATAATCTCTGGTATAATAAAACCAGAACAATTTTAAATATGATACTTATTATAGTGTCTTTCGTATCTCTTATGATGATAAGCGGGTATAATAACTTTACAAAAGAAGGAATTATTACAAGTATAAATACAAGCGGAGGCTCTATTGTAATAGCTGATAAATCATATTGGGATAAAAAAAGCGAAAAAATTAATATGCTTAAAGATAATGATTTTGAAATTATTTATAAAAAACTTGAAACTATAAATGAAGTTAATGATTATCAGAAAAAACTAGATATAGGCGGACTTATAGGCAATGAAAATAAAAGTAAATTCTTTTCAGGATATGCTTATGAAAAACCTTCAAAAATCATGTCGTCAGTTTCTTTAAAGTCTGGTACACCTATATTTGATGATGATATTAATACTATGGTGCTAGGTAAAGATTTAGGAGAGTTTTTTAATCTCAATTGTGATGAAGAGACTTATTTAAATTTGATGACTGATTTTGGAGAGGGCATAAGTTTAGGTTCTTTAATGGCGGTTGGTTTGATATCATTAAATAATAGTGCTTCAGATGCTATTACTATTTACTGTCCTCTTAATGCTGTATATGAAGTATTTGGTCTTGAATATGGCGATGCTCATAATTTACTCATATATTTAAAAGATTATAAAAAGGCAGAGGAAATAAAAAACTATCTTAACAACTATTTTAATGAAAACAATTTAAATTATGAGGCTAAAGATTGGAAGGATTTGAATGCATTTTTGCTTTCTGTAATTGATATGAATACCAATAATTATTTAATAGCTTTGGGAGTATTAAGCATATTAGTATTTGTTTCAGTTATGCAGATGCTTACTACAAATTTTTTGGAGAGATTAAATGAGTTTGGCACTATGCGGGCATTAGGGATAAATATAAAAAATGTAACTTTACTTTTATTTTTGGAAATTATCATAATGGCAGTATTAAGTTCAGTTATTTCAATAATTATTTCTTACAGTGCTTCTGGAATACTTAATGCTTCAAACTTTATAATGAAATTTCCTGGGGCTACTGACGGTTATCCTTTAAGTTTATTACTAACATTTAAAGATACTGTTTTAATATTTGCATGGGTACTATCTGTATCAATTTTAGCAGGTATTTATCCGATAATAAAGGTTATAAAAATGCCTATAATAGAGGTTATAAAATATGTTTAGAAAAATTTTAAAAGTTTTATTTATAATAAGTATTTTATCTTTTAATTTGTATAGTCAGAATATATTTGATGATTTTGTTAATATTTACAATAGAGGAGGCAAAAGTTATAATATGTCTGGAACTTTTACTGATATAAAAGACGGAAAAAAAACTATTAATAATTTTGATATGATAGTTGGAAAAGATTATAAATTGATGTATTTAAAAGATAATAAAACTTTATTTTTAGCTAATAATCAGGGATTTTTTGTTCAGGGAGAGAAGCAGCTTTCTCCTTTAAAAATTTCAGGGAGCTATGTTGTAACGGGTGCTGCCAATATGAATGATTTGATGTCTATAAACTTTACTGATGATTATAAACTTGAAAGCATTGTAAGTGATGAAGAAGTGAATTTAGTAAAGAAAAATATAAGCGTTACTTATGCTAAGGCAATATTAAAAAAAACTTCTAATGGCTATAGTATAGATTTTTTTGACAATAGCGGTAAAGCATTAAAAAGAGGAATATATAAAATTAGTAATAATGCTTTTAATGATATGGAGTTTTATAATTTGATTATTAATAAGAATTTAAGCACAGTATGCCGTATAGAAACTACAGTGCCTTCAAATTATTCAAGTTCATATTTTAGAAGTGAAAACATGAAAATGCTTTTTAATTTATTTAAAGATTAATTGAAGAAATGAAAAATATAAAAATATATCTTATTTTTTTTATTATATCATCTATAGCATTCGCTGATATAACTCCTAAGTTCGGAATAAAAAATAATTTTAGTTATATGGATATGAAAGAGACGGCATTTATACCAAATTCTGTTTTAAGCAATGATACTTATTTTTATTTTGGATTTGAATATCTTAATAATAATTTTTATTTTTCATTTAAGCCGGCATTAAGAATATACACCAAAGATAACATAGATCTTATTTATGATAACGGTAATTTTATAAAGCAGACAGATAATAAAGCATATGCTTCTTTTACTTTTGATGAGATTCAATTTACATATATAAATGATATTTTGGGTTTTTATATAGGTAAAAGAAAATTTCATTTCGGAGAAGGTTTTAATAGGCAGTATATGTTTGTAGGAGAGAGCGTATTATATAATGATTTTGATGCTTTATATAACAGCGAGCTTAATTTTTATCAGGATAATATAACGCATTCTATAGGATTTATCACAGACACAAAGTCAATAGATTTATTAGAAAAACCAAAGTATTACAGAGCTTGGTATTATTTAAAATATTCTTCTTCACATTTGGGTTTAATGGCTATTACAAAATATAATTATGACTTAACACTTAAAAATAATTTAATGCTTGGTTTTGAGACTTCATATATATTTGATATAGGGTTTAAACTTTACGGAAATGTTACTTATAATATTTTAAGCAGTGATAATATAGGAAAAAGTCTTAATGATGTAAAAAGCCTTTTAGGAATAAATTATACTTTTATTTATAATTATGATTTTATATTAAGTCCTTATGTTGAATATTTTTATGAGGATAGTCATTCATTTTACTCTATAGGACTTTATTTATCTTTTCTTAACAATTTGTTTAATATAATAACTTATTTTTCTCATTCGCCTAATTATAAAATGGATTTAAATACTAAACTTCTTATCAACTATAATAATTTTAGTTTTACTTTTAATTATTATACTCCTTTCAATAGCAATGAAATTTTGGAGCATGCATTTGAAATAGGTTTGGAGTATAATTATTGATTAATTTTCCTAAGTAATATATTTTTTAATACTTTATTTATTTTTACTTACACTAAGTCTATTTACTAATTAAAGAAAATATATATTCTTATTTAATCTCATTTTTAAAAAATGTAACATTTTATTTAATACTTATAAAAACATATAATTAATAATATAAATTTTTTTAGTAATATTATTAAATATAGTGGTAAAATCACTTTTTAATTCATTGATTAATCTATATAAAAATATACAATGTGGTCAATTTAAAAATAGGAGCATTAATATTATGGTTAAAAAAATATTTTTATTTACTTTATTAGTATCAAGTTTTTTGGTAATTGGATGCAGCAACAAAGATAAGACAGGAATTCCACAATTATCTTATAAACCTAATGGAATATCTTCTGTTTATGAAGGCAAAGGTTATAAATTCTTTAGTATGGACGGCGACACTTATTCAGTAACTATTCAAAATGGAGGCATTAGCGGATTAGGTTCTCTTAGCTTTGATAAATCTAGTATTTATAGTATAAATGCTGATGGTGATGATGATTCTACAGGAAATTATAAAAATTATGTAGTATATAATGATTTTTATAATGGAATTATTATGTTA
This genomic window contains:
- a CDS encoding LysM peptidoglycan-binding domain-containing protein; this translates as MLFANSCDTFDMYIRKALDGVNLYELSIFGESLGRDIKVVELRGFDVNNFRSDRVSYYINRYQGSWKNYMQKIIDRSQIYLPYIKEVFKEKGVPEDLVYLPIIESDFNPQAVSHAGAAGLWQFMPMTGAIYNLKVNYWSDDRFDPERSTKAAADHLVRLDKNFKSWVIALIAYNAGGGRISKAIREVKSNDFEDLLAADVLPKETEEYIPKYVAAVIIAKNPEKFGFKVNKPKVVFPQGDLVYVDDAADLSVIAKMIDVDTEDLKALNPHLARGVTPPGMVRYPLRVPEGLGNKFNETFAKIPASERVTFRRHEVKMNETLSHLSKFYGVPINAIVEINKLKSRSLNIGQQVMIPIQGLDNAKQVDLAQYEEEQQRIREGKFVYFESLPPPDYEYKDIMYHVRSGDTLWIIARRFHIDIAEIKAWNKLNSNVLSIGTEIFLRIPVNK
- a CDS encoding ABC transporter permease, yielding MNIIKLAFDNLWYNKTRTILNMILIIVSFVSLMMISGYNNFTKEGIITSINTSGGSIVIADKSYWDKKSEKINMLKDNDFEIIYKKLETINEVNDYQKKLDIGGLIGNENKSKFFSGYAYEKPSKIMSSVSLKSGTPIFDDDINTMVLGKDLGEFFNLNCDEETYLNLMTDFGEGISLGSLMAVGLISLNNSASDAITIYCPLNAVYEVFGLEYGDAHNLLIYLKDYKKAEEIKNYLNNYFNENNLNYEAKDWKDLNAFLLSVIDMNTNNYLIALGVLSILVFVSVMQMLTTNFLERLNEFGTMRALGINIKNVTLLLFLEIIIMAVLSSVISIIISYSASGILNASNFIMKFPGATDGYPLSLLLTFKDTVLIFAWVLSVSILAGIYPIIKVIKMPIIEVIKYV